Part of the Impatiens glandulifera chromosome 8, dImpGla2.1, whole genome shotgun sequence genome is shown below.
AGTCCGTTTTTATTGGTCAGGGATCGAAGAGACTCAATCTAGAATGAGGGAGCTCTCGATCGGGGTTCAAGATACTCGGTCGGAGGACTAGAGTCTCTAAAGGTCAAAGTGTCAAAGACTCTTGGTCCTTGGCAGAAATTATCGGTTTAAGTGTAAAAGCCTATCGGTCATAGACTAGACTACGGCTAGGTTTCTCGATCGAGGTGTAGAAACCTCTCGGTCCGGGACTAGCTCTAGGCTGAGATCCTTGGTCATGGATTTGGGAAACTCGGTCTTAAGGTTGGACATTTCAGTCCTAAGACCTAGGAGTCTCGATCCGAAGTCagttttctcggtcctaggtgaaaaCCCTCGGtcggatttctcggtcctagctcaataACACCAATCTTAAGGCTCGgttctaactcaagaacatcgattaTTGGTCTCGATTAGGATcgaggattctcggtcctaCCTCTCGGTCTTCGGTCCTACATGACTCGGTCCAAGAACACCAAGTGTTCTTTATTTGGTTCAATGTTGTATAATTACAACTTTTGATACAAATCATGAAAACGTGATCTATAAGTTGCTATTAACTCAACTGGATGTAGGGATCACAACCCCTAATTCTAGAACTGATCAATCGAGCCCTAAGacaatcaatttttcaaaatgatttcTAGGGCATGATTTGGGAACTTTCAAATTAGGCAATCTCATGGcttaattcttgttccaacagtTTCCAAATGGTgtttataatcaaacatgaccaaaacatgaacattaaTCAAGCCCTCTAACAAgtttcaaaaatgaaatttaaaattttattttgaaattttttagttcgatcaaacatgatcgagatgttgttatttgatttgaaattcatcccaacatgtttacaaacatgttaggcaattatttgaatcaaatccAAGCTCAAAATCTCAAGAACACGAAATTTCAAATTtccaaattttcaaatcaaatttaggtttttttgATTGGggttgaattgataaaatatctTTCGATAGAAAGCTTGAAAATATATGATGATTGATTTCAACTATAAAAAGTACAAAATTGAACAAGAAATAGGTTCAACCCGATTGgaattaaaaattttcaattttgaatCACAACATGAATCATAGGTGGTTTGAAAGCTTACTtgtgattggagaacactcctatgATCTTAAGGAAGCTTTCCAAAGCTCTAGATTAAAGCTTAGAACACTAGAAAAGTGTTTTCATATGAAGATCCGATGAAGATCTTCGAGTAGGCTAGGATTGCTGGATTCTTTTCGATGGATTGAAAAAAGGAGACATGAGGAGTATTTATACCTAAGCTAGGTCGATTTCGAAGTCAAATTCATATTCAATTTTGCTTCTGAAGTTCATCTCATTCCTTTATGATCTATCCTCATGGGCCTAGTTCTAGGGTAGGATTTGAATTCAAACTTTAGGCGAAATGATGGCATTTGAGAGACGTGCATGTAGGCGAAGTTTGAAGGGATAATGATGAGAAACGATGAAGATAAGATTTATGAAATATCACCGACATCGAGCGCAATTCTCCGACATTCGCGAAGAAGACGACCAAAACGGCGTCGTTTCATTAAAATGAAACGCGTCATTGCGATCCATTGGCGGTCTGTCAAGCGTTCGGGTGTTTGGACATTTTCGGCTAGCGGGTTTgacgtcccgttagttgatcatGTTTGGTCCTGGGCGCGCATCTTCTCGGTTATAACCGGCTATGCGGAGCGTCCTGGTGTTTTGGATGAAGATCATGCACCCATTTGATGGATGAAATTCCTGCTACAACCGATTTCTTTAATTTCGGTCACACTAGatcattagttttatttttaataaaatatttatttgaaatcaaatttttaaccattttctttcatttttcttcaccaaattaatacacaaaaatatttttgaaaacataataaaaattatgtttattttattttatttttgggtatttttggatatttatttAACTGTTTTAGGCTATAAATTACATATACCTTATGTctaaaactataattaaattatttcaacccctttttggggtttaatttggataaaataaatataacattttaattccaaattatttttggtttttaaataatttttttaattatgatttaattatcacaataactaattctaatttaattttgacctctcatttgaactattttgaattaaaaattcaaaatattattataaattgagttatgtcaaattttcatgcttacaataGTGTTCGATGCAGAATCGGGGTGAGATCGAGGCAGGTCAGTACGGGGAACACAAATATTATCCGCGTCTCATCCCCGTTTGGTTTCAGGGAAAAACCGCCCCAAACGGGACAATTCGATTTAGTTACCGCATGAcagtttcaaattgccatcattatttaagccgactcttacgaCTGAACTACTTTGGtggaatttaattatatttaaataattgaattattattatttcaacttaaaacatctttttaattgagaatttaatgataatcaacaatcaatttttttttttatttcattacattATATACATGAAACATAaccttaaatatttatatacatgcCCAATTAACATTTGATTCTCAAAGGCATGTTTTTACCATTTGAGACTTTTTTTAATAAgcaaatcttttttttattcaaattatatgttaaaaattaaagaaaatgtcacgtcaaataaaaaaaacgcCTTAAAAGAAAGGCCTTAAATGTTAATTAGTGAAAAGTTTTAGatagcaaaaataaaattttgataggtAGAGCCTATTTTATTGAAATCGCATAGTACAATAAAAACACACCAAATTTGATACTCAAATAGTAAGtgggcatatatatatatatatatatatatatatatatatatatatatatatatatatatatatattttttttttttaattaaaaattaaccttctaagttttttatataaataattaattctcaataaatcaattaatcaaataaagGGTTACAAGTAGAtcattaattaacaaataatagaaaatagtatttaaaaatcaaatataaacgttacatattataaatttaaaattattaagattttaacCAAATTGATACACCAATTATAGATAAactcatttgaattaaataacaAGAGTAATGTAAAAAAGTAACCCTAGAAAACTAATTAAGTGTAAGAATCTctacttcaaatttttgaacggtaaaatttatctttatttgaaGGTTGGTAACTAACACCGTAAGAAAATTCAGTGAAATAATAACtgacaatttataaatatggtCTAGTGAGAAcccataaaaataattagaagatACATATAaataggggtgttcatcggttcggttttcgggttattcgagttttcggttcgggttcttcgaatttttattttttttaagcaatttcgaaaaccgaaccgatttgaataaattcaaattcggttGATTCGAATTCGGttggatattcggtttagaccaaatatagaacatcacctacccataagatatattttttaaaacagttaacaaaataaataagttgttaaaaagatcttatctacttaaattataaaaaaatataaatcacgcaaACTTAGCTTAGTGACTAACGCTAATATATATCCGACAATTAAACGACGAAAGTAAAACAGTGTCGACGACGACAATATATGGCGGTTGAGAGGTGTTGACAactagagaaaagagaaaataaattagggaTTATGGATTTAATGTAGGGATCTAGTAGGAGACCcgtgataatttaatatataatatataataagttatataatatataataaaaataaattcggttttcggtttagttttcgagttaaaacataaactcgaaaaccaaaccgaaaaacgtatttgaattcgaatcggtttaaaattcgattcgaaaaccgaaaatgtaaTTCAAATTCGATCGGATATTCGTTCAAACCAAATATTGCATGTAAAAAGGCTTCCagattaaagataaattctcaaaactccttataaacaaaattaaaaagaacTTCATATCCAACAACATGATCTCCTTTACTGAAAAAAAAGAGATGAATATAGACGTAAAATGATCACTAACACTATACCCACAAAAAATGAGAAGTATTATAAGGATTACAAGAATTCGAGATTATAAATTTGATCCGACTAATAGATGTCatataaaacaaaacacaacatcaattcaaatttgagttttacaaataaaaactatattctccgatgtaaaaaaaaaatcacagaAAGGGCCAagataatttgaagaaaattgtTTAAGAAATATGTATTTTTCATTTAAGTCATCATATCAAAAGTgtacattataaataaaataaaaaatgaaactgtaaccatttattttttttttcatataaaagcaaatgaaaagaaagttTATTTGACTAAACAAAAATAAGGTATACATAAAAACCTTAACCATCAGAAAAGAAGCATATCACAAAACATATACGAGTGATGAAAAGTGCCAATTTCCAGCTTACTTCCAATGCCCGATTCCTGAATCATCTCTCTCCCAAGCAACTCCTTCAACTCCTAAAAGCAGAAAAGGATTCCCGGTCCGCCCTAGACCTATTCGACTCCATCTCTCGCCACCATCCAAAATACATATATTCCTCCGATGTCTTCCATCACATTCTCCGACGACTCATCGAGCCAAACCTCGTCTCTCACGTCGCTCGAATTCTCGATCTCATCCGAACCCAAACCTGCAAATGCTCCGAAGATGTTGCACTATCTGTCATTAAAGCTTACTCAAAGAACTCAATGCCTGATCAAGCACTTGATGTTTTCCAGAAAATGAATGAGTTCTTCGGTTGTGAGCCAGGTATAAGGTCGTATAATTGTGTATTGAATGCATTTGTTGTGGGTAATCGTTTGGATAAAGCGAATTTGTTTCTCAGATATTATAGAACTAAAGGGTTGTTGCCGAATGTGGAAActtataatgttttaattaagaTTTCTTGTAAGAAGAAGCAATTTGATGAGGCGGAGGAGTTGTTAAAAAGGATGTGGATTGATGGTCTTAATCCTGATGTTCTTAGTTATAGTACTTTGGTTAATGGTTTAGTGAAAAATGGGAGAATATTGAAGGCATTGAAGGTGTTTGATGAAATGCTTGAAAAAGGGGTTGCTCCTGATATTGtgtgttataatatattaattgatgggtGTCTTAAGTGTGGTGATTATACTCAGGCTGAGGATGTTTGGAAGAGGTTGATACGCGATCCATCTTTATGTCCAAATGTTGTCACgtataatattatgattagtGGTTTATGTAAGTGTAAAAAGTATGACGAAAGTTTGGAGTTTTGGGAGCGTATGAAGAGAAACGATGTGCAGCTTGATCTGCTTACTTATAGTAGTTTGATACATGGATTATGTGAGTATGGAAACATTGATGGAGCTTCGAGAGTGTATAAGGAGATGATTGATAACGGGTGTTGTCCTGACGTGGTGGTGTACAATACACTGCTTAATGGGTATTGTCAAGCTGGGAAGTTGAGTGATTGTTTTGAGTTGTGGGAGTTAATGGATAGGAAAGGTTGTCGAAATCTTATTAGCTTCAATATATTCATAAGAGGATTGTTTGATAATGGAAAAGTGGAAGAAGCAATTTCTGTATGGAAAGACTTACTGCTTCAAAAAGGTTTTGTTCCAGATTCCATGACTTATGCGGTTTTAGTAAATGGTTTTTGTAAGAATGGCTATTTAAGTAGGGTTTTATGTTTCTTAGAGGAGACAACTAAAGATAAAGGAGACATACTAAATGCTTCTGCATATTCCTCCATTATCAAAGCTTTATGTCAAGAAGGAAAGTTATATGAAGCAGTTATTATGCTGGGAAAAATGAATAAGCCTGATTCCCATGTCTACAATGCACTAATCAATGGTTTTGTACGAGCTTCAAAGCTCAAAGATGCAATTGctattttcaaacaaatgaCTGCTTCTGATTCCCCCCCAACAACGGTTACCTACAACATCCTCATAAATGGGTTTTGTAAAAAAGAGAGATTTGATGAAGCATATCATTTTGTGAAGGAGATGCTGGAGAAGGGACTGAAAGCCGACATGATTACATATAGCTTACTGATGAATGGTCTCTTTGCAAATAAGAAACTGGACATGGCGTTAAACTTGTGGGTTCATGTCATCAGCACGGGGATAAAGCCTGATgtgaaaatgtataatatattgATTCATGGGCTATGTTCAAATGGGAAAGTGGAAAATGCATTGtgtttgtattttaaaatgGGAAGGAGTAGTTGTCCTCCAAATCTTGTGACTCATAATACAGTGATGGAGGGGCTCTATAAATTGGGAGATTGTCAAAAGGCTTTGATTATTTGGTCACGCATTTTGGAACAGGGGCTACAACCGGATATTATCTCGTATAATATTTCTCTAAAGGGGCTTTGCTCGTTTAATAGAATATCAGAAGCCCTTATGTTCTTGGATGATGCTTTAACAAGGGAAATTTCTCCTAGTGTTGTTACATGGAACATACTTGTCAGGGCAGTAACTTGTAAGACTTTACAAAACTAGGTTTAAATTCTGTTGGTTACAATTTATCAAGCCTCGGAAGATTCAATGTGAATCTTTTGAGTAAGAGAAGTTGGATCATCGGTTCATTGAACTGAAAGAATCAGTTTTCAAGGTATGACCTGATTTTTAACATTCGTTTATGTTTTGTATCTGAAGTTGAGTTGTCTTTTTGATAGATTAATTCTTCAAAATAACAGATCATTGCACGAGCATCAGTTCATTAGATTTGTTTGACCTCCGACTATCATGCAGGAATGGTAAGTACATTCTCCAGTCTTCATTTCTGTCGCTCCTTTACTTAtacattattttgaaaatgtggCATCATTTCAAGGTCTGGGAAATTATACTAGTAGTATaggaatgaagaagaaaagCATCTATTAGTGATAACTTCACCTAGAATATTTCTCAAGGAGTATTTTTTGGACAGTcacatttgaaatatttttgggtAAAAAAGGATTCGAAAACTGTACTTGAGACTGCAGACTCAACCGAGTTGACTCAGGCCAACTTAAGCAGCTAATACGAAAAGCTGTTTTCTCGAAAAATCAGTTACATATTTTCatgaaatcaaatatatatttagattgatATGCATCCCTAATTTTCATCATTCAGTTATTTATTAGagtttttgatatttataaGCTATATATTATCACAATGGAAGAAGTATTCATCATCAGAAATAAAATTAGGGCAGAGGAATCTCTGCTCCTTCCAACTCTCTCTGAAAGTATGTGTACAATATTTGATTTCTGGAAGGTATGGTAACTGATTTCTGGGAAACAGTTTGTATTAGTTTTGCCCAAGCTGAACTGAGTCGACTCGGTTGAGTCTGcagtcttttttttaaaatggtctAGGTGTGAAGATTCGAATCCATGACCTTAAAAACATGAGTTCTTTTGCTCTAACCACTGAGTTATGATCTTTACTTTGACATAAAATAGTGTAATAACTCAATCAAGTAACACAATAATCTAAGAGAAGGAGATGAGAAGATAGAATAAAAGAGAGGGATATGACAAAGGAAGACTTAGGGAGATAAGATTGATAAGGATGAGGATACAGAGTTCTTTCATCACAAAAGCATAAACCTTACATAAAATGGCTCAGCTCCTGGTCTCATGACACTTTTTTTTACTCATATACTTAAAGAAAATACATTTTGTTTGTCGAATGATACTCTAAATGCATCATGTAGAAGAAACAAATGCAAAAGAAATGTCAGTTTGATGTATCAGCCCCAGGTTGTAAAGATGTGGCTTGGGGTTACTTCTCATGCTATATATATCTTTCTCTTGGTTTTGGCCATTTTTACAATTGCTTTTCTCTTCTCCAGAAATTGGCTCAGTAAAGATGGATAAGAACTTTGGGCCGCGAGACTGGAGGACCTTATCTCTCGGGATTGTTCTTGCGCCTTCGAATTAAGGCGTCGTTTATGAATGGGTTTGGAAGATACAAAGATTGCTGACATTTCAAAGCCTTTTTACGAAGGAAATGGTACAGTCTAGTCCTTCAAATGTCGATAATTGAACACGCACTCGCCCCCTCACAACCTAATGCTCCCATgtggttttaatttttttgtcgAAATCTAAGGCTGTTGTAGATGTTCAGCAGGTCCTAATGGATAACTTTAGTGATGTTGGCAATTACAAATTTGACAAAAAGAATTCACATTTTTcatctaatttatttgtttatctatttcaattaaacttttcatatcaaatacaaataaaaagaaGTGTACTATGAGAATATGAACCATGATCTGATCTTGAGAATATATGTGTAATGAGCCTATTAGACTACCCTAATCGACAGCCTATTTACCCGATCAATAGTTCATTGTGAATCAAACATATCGATAGTAAATCTCGTAGTTCATGAGTACTCTTATCATCGGCATATTGAGGTCCCGTGTTCTAAATACAGCTAACCAATTTTTATCTCTTTAAGGGACAGTGTAATTTGTATGGTGTTTAGTGGGTTATTATTGGTGGATGTGATTGTACCCACCGTTAGGCTAACCAACCTTAGGCTTGAAACAATTCATTATAATGATGGTGCTTCTCTTGTCTGTCACATATTCCCAATTATCTCTATAgcaaataattataatagagataaattatttaaacaatcaTGCTAAACAATGAAAAATCGTTTAAAAATTTCAGGACATTTCGGTTTATGAAACAACCAATTTAACAATCAGAGTGCTacattatattcataataacaaaagataacatcaataatcattCACAAGTCATAGAATTTGCAAAAACAATGTCACAAAATTTGTAACTAcattaaacttaaataaattccATAAGAGAAAGAATGAACTTTATGTGAAAGGCAAGAAAAACTAGATAGGATAATTCTTAGATTTTGAATTAAGTCTCATTTCTATCCACCTAGTTATAATTACCAAACTGAGGAAAAGGACATGGCAGCAAATTAATGAACAGAAATCATAAATCATAACCACCATCTCTATAAGATCTCCATGGATGCTACACCTCCATAGTAACAAACCATCCACTTCAAGAACATCAATTTGCTAGAGGAAGATGGAGCTTAATTTGCTTCGATTATTCTTCTTCATTGCTTGCTTTTGCCCGACAATAATGGTCGAGGGTTTAGTTCGTCGCTATAAGTTTGATGTAAGATTACTATTATACATGTTATTTATGTTACTATAAGgaacaatattaataaacaagttattCAAAAACATATCAATTCTCAATTGacgttttttcttctttattgaCGACTTTCGCAGGTGGTGATGAAGAACACAAGTCGATTATGCTCATCGAAGCCCATTGTCACTGTCAATGGTAAGTCTCCGGGGCCTACTCTTTATGCGAGGGAGGATGATACGGTTCTTATAAGGGTGGTAAACCATGTAAAGTACAATGTTTCCATCCATTGGTAAGTAACCCAtgtaacttatttattatagtCAACAATTATACatgtaataaatttgaatttgaatgtgaatttgaaataaattaacttGGTTTTACATAATCCTTAAGAATTTGTGCTCGGGGTGCAGGCATGGTATCCGACAACTTCGAACTGGATGGGCAGATGGTCCAGCATATATCACACAATGTCCAATTAGACCGGGGCATAACTATTTGTACAATTTTACTATTACTGGGCAAAGGGGAACCCTTCTTTGGCATGCACATATCTTGTGGTTGAGGGCCACGGTGCATGGTGCCATCGTCATTTTACCTAAGATTGGTGTGCCATACCCTTTCCCAAAACCTCACAAGGAAGTCGTCGTTGTATTAGGAGAATGGTGGAAATCGGATGTCGAAGCGGTTATTAACGAAGCGATTAAATCAGGGTTGGCACCTAATGTTTCGGATGCTCATACTATTAATGGTCATCCAGGACCATTGTCAAAATGTTCTTCACAAGGTTACTTTCCAAATTAACAGCTTAGTGAAATTATTCAAAAACGATTTCTTGATCTAAATTTAAACGAAAAATAGTAGATATACATTTGTGTCTCACCAAGTTCGGTTTCAAAACTTAATATCATTGAAATCCACGTGCAATGagaatcattttttatttgtctaaaaCACATAGAACTCGTTTAATCGCGGTGTTTTGTTTTTCtcgaaattattttttcatccaATCAAACATCATTCTTACCATCAAAATCACTCATTTTTTTGTtcattaaatattcttaaaattagaactaaaacttaaataacttaCTTTGTTTATCAAAAAAACATATCAAGTTGTGTTCTAAAACTCTCATTTAAATCTGAATcagaatttaacaaaaaaatatttggaaaGAAATTATCGATGTTTTCTCTTTCAAACACAAAACACGCGACACAAACTTGAGCTCAAGCTAGTGTTATTAAGTGTTTTCAAATTGGCAAATCTCATGCATGCTAAATTGTCTAACGTTAAAACTTTCTTATAGAAGGATTTAAACTAAGCGTGGAGGTAGGAAAAACATACATGCTTCGAATCATCAACGCTGCACTCAACGAAGAACTATTCTTCAAGATCGCCGGTCACCAACTAACCGTCGTCGAAGTCGACGCTACTTACGTAAAACCCTTCAAAACCGACACCATAGTCATTGCCCCAGGCCAAACAACCAACGTCCTTATCTCCGCCAATCAGGGCTCAGGAAAGTACATGGTCATAGCCTCCCCATTCATGGATGCTCCAATTGCGGTTGACAACACCACTGCCACCGCAACACTTCACTACTCCGGAACCCTAGCCACATCCTCCACCAGTTTCGTCTCATCACCACCCAAAAACGCCACCCCCGTAGCAAACAAATTTGTTGATTCTTTAAGAAGCCTAAACTCGCAAAAATATCCAGCTAAGGTTCCTTTGAGCGTTGATCAATCTTTGTTCTTCACTATCGGACTCGGGGTCAACCCATGCCCGAGTTGCAAAGCGGGTAATGGAAGTCGGGTCGTGGCGGATATCAACAATGTCACGTTTGTCATGCCAACTACTGCCCTTTTACAAGcacattttttcaatattaaaggAGTTTTTACAACCGATTTTCCGGGGAGTCCTCTTGTAGTTTTCAATTACACGGGAAAACAACCGACGAATTTGCAAACCGTTAGTGGAACAAAACTATATAGACTTCCTTATAATGCGACGGTTCAATTGATTCTTCAAGACACTGGAATGATTTCCCCGGAGAACCATCCGATTCATCTTCACGGGTTCAATTTTTTCGTGGTGGGAAAGGGCATAGGAAACTTTGATTCGAAAAATGACCCGAATAAATTCAATTTAGTGGATCCGGTTGAGAGGAACACAATTAGTGTGCCTTCGGGTGGGTGGGTTGCTATAAGATTCAGAGCCGACAATCCgggtaaattaataaatatggtaaataagttataagaaaactattttttttgttcttctcttaatatatgtatttgtgAACTTAATTGTAGGGGTATGGTTTCTACATTGTCATCTTGAAGTGCATACAACATGGGGATTAAAGATGGCTTTCTTGGTGGATAATGGGAAAGGACCAAATCagtctcttcttcctcctcctaaAGATCTTCCCAAGTGTTAGTGATTGGGTTAAATTGGTCAAATCACAATTTTGgttaaagcccaattacaatcTCTAAGATTCACtcttttttactctttttttttcaatgtatCCCCTATACAACTTTCCCTTATTTTTTGACTTTATGCAATGTAAGTGAAAGAaagtgatattattttttttaatggaaaaCAAGAAAAAGGTTTTATTATTATGTACCAATCAAGGaagtcaaaataaataataattatcgaTCTATCAATTTTTTCGGATTTTGATAACATTGTCTTAACTTGCAGAGAGGTAATGACGGTTGGATCATAACTAATTTtctacatatttaaaaaataaattaaatggtCTACCAAAGATCTTGGTAAAAGACCATTTGTTGTACAAATCAAAGTTCAAATTCTTTGTTTTGAATACCTCATCATACTTAGTTCTCATATTGAACTtccatataaaaataatttagcaTTTATGTTTTCTCATCCAATAAAGGCAAAATGAAGTCAATTTGcagcaattatatatatatatatatatatatgtgtgaatTGGCTTTTACTATCTACCCTATTTGGGTTGAAAGAAACGGACCATCGACTCAACAGCCTCATAATCAAATGGAGAAAACTCAGCCGAATTAAAAACATCACGAGTCAAGAAGAAGgacaaaaagaagaaaactaaAAGCAAAAAACGAGAGGTAGTCAGAAACTTGATTTACAcaatttttaatgattattacAACTTGGAACATCAAAGGTCTCAACGACCTACTCAAGAGAAATGAAATTAGGGGAATCATTGAAAAGAACAAATCACAATTATTGGAATCCTCGAGACCAAAAGTCAAGCTGAGTAATGTTGAGAACATTGGTTCACGGTGCTTCGCGGACGACTGAAAATTTATTCACAGCTCTAACAATAGATCCGGTCGAATTCGAGTCGGCTGGGACTCCAACATGGTGGATGTCAAAGAAACCCATAACAGCTCAAATCCAACAATAGATCTGGTCGAAGTCAAGTGCAAGGAAAACACTCAGCCTTCTCAAAATTGCGATCGTATACGGTGACAACTCAGTTAGTAGCAAAAGGGCGCTCTGGAGCAACCTTAGAAACCACATTGATGACAACAAGCCTTGGACCATTTTGGGCGACTTCAATGTTACTAGACATGTCAATGAAAGACTCCCGATTTCTGAGATCTCTCAGGGTATGCTTGCCTTCAACAACTGTATCAGAGACTTGGGTTGCATCGAACCAGCCTGCTAGAAACTTCTTTACCTGGTCATCCATGCGTGGTAAAGACCACATGAGAAAAAGCCGAATCGACAAAGAGCTAATAAATGGAAACTGGGTCATCCAATTCCCGAAAACCCACATCAAACTCCTTAGTTCGAGAATCTCCTACCACTGCCCCATCATGATCCCAACCTGATCCCAAAGAAATCCTCCCCTGAAAGGATTCAAAATATTCGTCCCATTTCTTATTGCAATatcacttataaaattatttcaaaaattattaccAAAAGTTTCAAAACAGTTATCTCAAAACTTATTAGTCCCGAGCAATCAACTTTCATCCTTGGCAGGTCCATCTCATATAACATCTTACTCATGTAGGGTCTTTTTAAGGGATACGACAGGAAGTCCACCTCACATTGTGTGGCTTTTAATGTGGACATCCAAAAGGCTTTTGACTCCATTAATTGGAGCAATAATCACGATTTCTTAATTATCTCTGGTttcccttttatttttattgattggattatgcagcgTGTCTTGATCCCCCACTTCAT
Proteins encoded:
- the LOC124911477 gene encoding laccase-4-like isoform X3, whose amino-acid sequence is MVVMKNTSRLCSSKPIVTVNGKSPGPTLYAREDDTVLIRVVNHVKYNVSIHWHGIRQLRTGWADGPAYITQCPIRPGHNYLYNFTITGQRGTLLWHAHILWLRATVHGAIVILPKIGVPYPFPKPHKEVVVVLGEWWKSDVEAVINEAIKSGLAPNVSDAHTINGHPGPLSKCSSQEGFKLSVEVGKTYMLRIINAALNEELFFKIAGHQLTVVEVDATYVKPFKTDTIVIAPGQTTNVLISANQGSGKYMVIASPFMDAPIAVDNTTATATLHYSGTLATSSTSFVSSPPKNATPVANKFVDSLRSLNSQKYPAKVPLSVDQSLFFTIGLGVNPCPSCKAGNGSRVVADINNVTFVMPTTALLQAHFFNIKGVFTTDFPGSPLVVFNYTGKQPTNLQTVSGTKLYRLPYNATVQLILQDTGMISPENHPIHLHGFNFFVVGKGIGNFDSKNDPNKFNLVDPVERNTISVPSGGWVAIRFRADNPGVWFLHCHLEVHTTWGLKMAFLVDNGKGPNQSLLPPPKDLPKC
- the LOC124911477 gene encoding laccase-4-like isoform X1, whose product is MELNLLRLFFFIACFCPTIMVEGLVRRYKFDVVMKNTSRLCSSKPIVTVNGKSPGPTLYAREDDTVLIRVVNHVKYNVSIHWHGIRQLRTGWADGPAYITQCPIRPGHNYLYNFTITGQRGTLLWHAHILWLRATVHGAIVILPKIGVPYPFPKPHKEVVVVLGEWWKSDVEAVINEAIKSGLAPNVSDAHTINGHPGPLSKCSSQEGFKLSVEVGKTYMLRIINAALNEELFFKIAGHQLTVVEVDATYVKPFKTDTIVIAPGQTTNVLISANQGSGKYMVIASPFMDAPIAVDNTTATATLHYSGTLATSSTSFVSSPPKNATPVANKFVDSLRSLNSQKYPAKVPLSVDQSLFFTIGLGVNPCPSCKAGNGSRVVADINNVTFVMPTTALLQAHFFNIKGVFTTDFPGSPLVVFNYTGKQPTNLQTVSGTKLYRLPYNATVQLILQDTGMISPENHPIHLHGFNFFVVGKGIGNFDSKNDPNKFNLVDPVERNTISVPSGGWVAIRFRADNPGVWFLHCHLEVHTTWGLKMAFLVDNGKGPNQSLLPPPKDLPKC
- the LOC124911477 gene encoding laccase-4-like isoform X2, whose amino-acid sequence is MELNLLRLFFFIACFCPTIMVEGLVRRYKFDVVMKNTSRLCSSKPIVTVNGKSPGPTLYAREDDTVLIRVVNHVKYNVSIHWHGIRQLRTGWADGPAYITQCPIRPGHNYLYNFTITGQRGTLLWHAHILWLRATVHGAIVILPKIGVPYPFPKPHKEVVVVLGEWWKSDVEAVINEAIKSGLAPNVSDAHTINGHPGPLSKCSSQGFKLSVEVGKTYMLRIINAALNEELFFKIAGHQLTVVEVDATYVKPFKTDTIVIAPGQTTNVLISANQGSGKYMVIASPFMDAPIAVDNTTATATLHYSGTLATSSTSFVSSPPKNATPVANKFVDSLRSLNSQKYPAKVPLSVDQSLFFTIGLGVNPCPSCKAGNGSRVVADINNVTFVMPTTALLQAHFFNIKGVFTTDFPGSPLVVFNYTGKQPTNLQTVSGTKLYRLPYNATVQLILQDTGMISPENHPIHLHGFNFFVVGKGIGNFDSKNDPNKFNLVDPVERNTISVPSGGWVAIRFRADNPGVWFLHCHLEVHTTWGLKMAFLVDNGKGPNQSLLPPPKDLPKC